The proteins below come from a single Zhouia spongiae genomic window:
- a CDS encoding DUF6660 family protein, protein MKSIAFILSLFLIGLSLAPCSDAEVKAECEMQVTADHNDHEQHIDLCSPFCVCQCCHSHTTFPTQLFEVKNTHTVIVSVTNNYLSLVTDSHLEKLLRPPQI, encoded by the coding sequence GTGAAATCAATAGCATTCATATTATCGCTTTTTTTAATCGGACTCTCCCTGGCTCCGTGTTCTGATGCCGAGGTGAAAGCAGAATGTGAAATGCAGGTAACTGCCGATCATAACGATCACGAACAACATATAGATCTTTGTTCTCCCTTTTGTGTATGTCAATGCTGCCATTCTCATACGACTTTTCCAACACAACTATTTGAGGTTAAAAATACACACACTGTTATAGTGTCAGTTACAAACAACTACCTAAGCCTGGTAACCGACTCTCACCTGGAAAAACTACTCCGCCCTCCCCAGATATAA
- a CDS encoding Crp/Fnr family transcriptional regulator encodes MFENFKNYLVDKSGIEDQQCEKLADTVRALEFKKGTYLLQPGEVCYDTFFVEQGLLRAFTVDEDGKEHIIQFAPESWLISDRSSAYFNEPADYFIEAIEDTVVILVNKEFINKLSEESESFRKYNNRLLHNHIRHLQKRINLLLGASAEKRYLDFIKLHYDLTLRVPQWMIASYLGITPESLSRVRKELAKKNFKL; translated from the coding sequence ATGTTTGAGAATTTTAAAAATTATCTGGTAGATAAATCGGGAATAGAAGATCAGCAATGTGAAAAATTAGCAGACACAGTCCGGGCTCTTGAGTTTAAGAAGGGAACGTATTTACTGCAGCCAGGAGAGGTGTGCTATGATACATTTTTTGTGGAGCAGGGACTTTTAAGAGCATTTACTGTAGATGAAGACGGTAAAGAACATATTATTCAGTTTGCTCCGGAAAGCTGGTTGATATCGGATAGAAGTAGTGCTTATTTTAATGAACCTGCGGATTACTTTATTGAAGCCATAGAAGACACCGTGGTAATTTTAGTAAACAAGGAGTTCATCAATAAGCTATCTGAAGAAAGTGAATCGTTCAGGAAATACAACAACCGATTGTTACACAATCATATAAGGCATTTGCAGAAAAGGATAAATTTATTGCTTGGAGCCTCCGCAGAAAAAAGGTATTTGGATTTTATAAAACTCCATTACGACTTAACCTTACGCGTACCTCAGTGGATGATCGCTTCGTATTTGGGTATTACCCCGGAAAGTTTGAGCAGGGTCAGAAAGGAGTTGGCCAAAAAGAATTTTAAATTATGA
- the lpdA gene encoding dihydrolipoyl dehydrogenase, whose protein sequence is MNQYDVAVIGSGPGGYVAAIRCAQLGMKTAIIEKYSTLGGTCLNVGCIPSKALLDSSHHYHDAVKHFEEHGIEIPGEVKVNLEKMIARKQAVVDQTSGGVKFLMDKNNIDVYEGLGSFADATHIEIKKNDGSTEQIEAKNTIIATGSKPSTLPFIDIDKERIITSTEALKLKEIPKHLVVIGGGVIGLELGQVYSRLGAEVTVVEFMDKIIPTMDADLSKELTKVLKKQGFKINTSHKVKEVTRKGDQVIVKADDKKGNEVVFEADYCLVSVGRRPYTDGLNAGKAGVKLNERGQVEVNAHLQTNVSNIYAIGDVVRGAMLAHKAEEEGVMVAESLAGQKPHIDYNLIPGVVYTWPEVAAVGKTEAQLKEEGVKYKAGKFPMRALGRARASMDIDGFVKILADAETDEVLGVHMVGARVADLIAEAVTAMEFRASAEDISRMSHAHPTYAEAVKEAALAATDNRPLHV, encoded by the coding sequence ATGAACCAATACGATGTAGCCGTTATCGGCTCAGGTCCGGGTGGGTATGTAGCAGCGATCCGCTGTGCTCAATTAGGAATGAAAACAGCCATAATCGAGAAATATTCAACCCTTGGAGGTACATGTTTAAACGTTGGGTGTATTCCTTCAAAAGCACTTTTGGATTCTTCTCACCATTATCATGACGCTGTAAAACACTTTGAAGAACACGGGATAGAAATACCTGGAGAGGTGAAAGTAAATCTTGAGAAAATGATAGCACGTAAGCAGGCTGTTGTTGACCAGACATCGGGAGGTGTTAAGTTCTTGATGGATAAGAACAATATTGATGTTTATGAAGGATTGGGGAGTTTTGCAGATGCTACTCATATAGAAATCAAGAAGAATGATGGTTCTACAGAACAAATCGAGGCAAAAAATACGATCATAGCAACAGGGTCAAAACCATCGACCCTTCCTTTTATAGATATAGATAAGGAGAGAATTATCACTTCTACGGAAGCTTTAAAGCTTAAAGAAATACCAAAACACCTGGTTGTTATTGGTGGTGGGGTTATAGGTTTGGAACTGGGTCAGGTATACAGTCGTTTAGGTGCCGAGGTTACGGTAGTTGAGTTTATGGATAAGATTATACCAACAATGGATGCCGATCTTTCTAAGGAGCTCACCAAAGTATTGAAAAAACAAGGCTTTAAGATCAATACAAGCCATAAGGTTAAAGAAGTTACCCGCAAAGGAGATCAGGTAATTGTAAAAGCTGATGACAAAAAAGGAAATGAGGTTGTTTTTGAAGCAGATTACTGTTTGGTATCAGTAGGAAGAAGGCCATATACAGACGGTCTGAATGCCGGTAAAGCCGGTGTGAAATTAAATGAGCGGGGACAAGTAGAAGTGAACGCACACCTTCAAACAAATGTTTCGAATATTTATGCCATTGGTGATGTTGTAAGAGGTGCAATGTTGGCCCATAAGGCCGAAGAAGAAGGTGTAATGGTGGCAGAGTCATTGGCCGGGCAAAAACCGCATATCGATTATAACCTTATCCCTGGCGTTGTTTATACATGGCCGGAAGTGGCAGCTGTCGGAAAAACAGAAGCCCAGCTGAAAGAAGAAGGGGTTAAATACAAGGCGGGGAAATTCCCGATGCGTGCATTAGGGAGAGCGAGAGCCAGCATGGATATAGATGGATTCGTTAAAATATTAGCGGATGCTGAGACTGATGAGGTACTGGGGGTACATATGGTAGGTGCCCGTGTAGCCGATCTTATTGCAGAAGCAGTAACCGCGATGGAATTCAGGGCAAGTGCCGAGGATATATCGCGCATGAGCCATGCGCACCCGACTTATGCAGAGGCGGTGAAAGAAGCAGCCCTGGCGGCGACAGACAACAGGCCGTTACATGTTTAG
- a CDS encoding Fur family transcriptional regulator has protein sequence MNLEKALNKHHIKPTSMRLLVLKQLIGCKSAMSLGDLEACFEKADKTTLYRTLKTFEEKKLIHSIDDGTGAIKYAMCEEGCECEPKDQHIHFHCTECKETFCFTQSKIPSTNIPSGFTVKKVNMVYTGTCPNCNP, from the coding sequence ATGAATCTGGAAAAAGCTTTAAATAAGCATCATATCAAGCCTACCTCTATGCGGTTGTTGGTGTTAAAACAATTAATAGGGTGTAAAAGTGCCATGAGTCTTGGTGATCTGGAAGCTTGTTTTGAAAAGGCCGATAAAACCACATTATACAGAACCTTAAAGACTTTTGAAGAAAAGAAGCTGATCCATAGCATCGACGACGGTACAGGAGCAATAAAATATGCTATGTGTGAAGAAGGTTGCGAATGTGAACCTAAGGATCAACACATCCATTTTCATTGTACTGAGTGCAAAGAGACATTTTGTTTTACACAATCTAAAATACCTTCTACGAACATTCCTTCCGGTTTTACAGTTAAGAAAGTTAATATGGTATATACAGGCACATGCCCCAATTGCAATCCATAA